In Leptospira harrisiae, a genomic segment contains:
- a CDS encoding GerMN domain-containing protein, whose amino-acid sequence MAVHPQIQEDKWKSLRYLIGGIFLVLVLIEKSMGFDPKATGSFLPKQGFRNIGKSLDKSKFAEPSDPFAKETWEDDLNWEEEVLTQTFPDSDPKQKQRPKLIDDTIPEITLPEDRFPGAGKRLQADAGYLSVYFLKFYGTGKNSQSQLVKLSREFPGGDPISFLFQELAKGPNPEEKGKGVLSALSKKIRMEPNYRLENGILHLSLSDDIGYGGSMEILKDRLDQLSFTMVGNFGIKGVILYSNGERIRTLGSDGLTIPDVLAKSQRKVIIF is encoded by the coding sequence GTGGCGGTACACCCCCAAATCCAAGAAGACAAATGGAAATCGTTACGCTATTTAATTGGCGGGATTTTTCTTGTACTTGTTCTTATTGAGAAGTCCATGGGATTTGATCCGAAAGCCACAGGAAGTTTCCTTCCCAAACAGGGTTTTCGAAATATAGGAAAGTCCCTGGACAAGTCAAAATTTGCAGAACCCTCAGATCCATTTGCCAAAGAAACTTGGGAAGACGATTTGAACTGGGAAGAAGAAGTTCTGACCCAAACCTTCCCCGATTCTGATCCAAAACAAAAACAACGTCCCAAACTAATTGATGATACCATTCCGGAAATCACCCTTCCTGAAGATCGGTTTCCGGGCGCCGGCAAACGCCTGCAAGCGGATGCTGGTTACTTATCTGTTTATTTTTTAAAATTTTACGGAACAGGAAAGAACAGCCAGTCCCAGCTGGTAAAACTTTCTCGGGAATTTCCTGGTGGAGATCCCATTTCATTTTTATTCCAAGAACTCGCCAAAGGTCCAAATCCAGAGGAAAAAGGAAAAGGGGTTTTGTCCGCATTGTCCAAAAAAATCCGTATGGAACCTAACTACCGATTGGAAAATGGAATCCTTCATCTTTCCCTTTCCGATGACATAGGTTACGGAGGAAGTATGGAAATTTTAAAAGACCGATTGGATCAACTCTCCTTTACAATGGTTGGAAATTTTGGAATCAAAGGAGTCATTCTATATTCGAATGGTGAAAGAATCCGGACCTTAGGAAGTGATGGACTGACCATTCCGGATGTTCTTGCCAAATCCCAACGAAAGGTAATCATTTTCTAA
- the waaF gene encoding lipopolysaccharide heptosyltransferase II, with translation MPEKILIIQTAFLGDLILSTSFFHAVKTEHPGAEIHVLVNAGTESVLENNPDITKVWSLNKKRIKKNPFAFWHFSGLLKKESFHKVYSAHFSFRSSLLSYLTRAPIRIGYKESGFSFLHTKVVQRPKQGPHEVEKLFSLLFDEYDFPKGRERRPYLFPGQPEEDSFFTKKKEILSNDEGYILIAPSSLWETKRMPEEKFVSVITQILRKRKETVILIGSKADLEIENTIVRLMKTEPLELRERDRLLSLVGKTNLKELMVWIQNASAIISNDSSPIHFASAFNTPTVMLYGATIPAFGYGSLSDRHKIMEVQGLNCRPCGIHGGRICPEGHFRCMMDQNPVRIFEALEEIIKV, from the coding sequence ATGCCCGAAAAAATATTAATCATCCAAACTGCCTTTTTAGGTGACCTGATCCTATCCACTTCGTTTTTCCATGCAGTAAAAACGGAACACCCAGGAGCAGAAATCCATGTGCTTGTGAATGCAGGTACAGAGTCTGTTTTAGAGAATAATCCTGATATAACTAAAGTTTGGTCACTAAACAAAAAGAGGATCAAAAAAAATCCATTCGCATTTTGGCATTTTTCTGGTTTGTTAAAAAAAGAATCGTTTCACAAAGTTTATTCGGCTCATTTTTCCTTTCGCTCAAGTTTGCTTTCTTATCTCACACGGGCACCTATACGTATTGGTTATAAAGAATCTGGTTTTTCATTTTTACATACAAAAGTTGTGCAAAGGCCCAAACAGGGTCCGCATGAAGTTGAAAAACTTTTTTCCCTTTTATTTGATGAATATGATTTTCCTAAAGGAAGAGAAAGACGACCATATTTATTTCCGGGACAACCAGAAGAAGATTCTTTTTTTACCAAAAAGAAAGAGATTCTTTCTAATGACGAAGGTTATATTTTAATTGCCCCTTCATCCCTTTGGGAAACAAAGCGGATGCCTGAAGAAAAATTTGTCAGTGTCATCACTCAGATCCTCCGCAAAAGAAAAGAAACAGTAATTTTAATTGGAAGTAAGGCTGATTTAGAAATTGAAAATACAATAGTAAGGTTAATGAAAACAGAACCACTTGAACTGCGAGAAAGGGATCGATTGCTTTCTCTAGTAGGGAAAACTAATTTAAAAGAATTAATGGTTTGGATCCAAAATGCCAGTGCCATTATCTCCAACGATTCCAGTCCCATTCATTTTGCTTCTGCATTCAATACTCCCACTGTGATGCTTTATGGAGCAACCATCCCCGCTTTTGGTTATGGAAGTCTTTCGGATCGACATAAAATTATGGAAGTTCAGGGTCTAAATTGTAGGCCTTGCGGAATCCATGGCGGAAGGATTTGCCCAGAAGGACATTTCCGTTGTATGATGGACCAAAATCCTGTCCGCATCTTTGAGGCACTTGAGGAAATCATTAAAGTATGA
- a CDS encoding thiolase family protein: MKKVYIHNPSLSVFGKHKGSQLELSFATAKQSVHEFQSHKIQFIIYASFSPDSYNKEYHLSAKLPSLLGIRDVYSVRMETASSSGASAFQLGVNLIQSGRFDHGLVVATELMSQLNREESNLLLGSVLSNTQKALGMSMAQGGAMITRKYLNDYGYKEEDLFAISKKLHDNGLKNPKAHIQKNLTFEEYQNQTKIASPLGLYDISPLSDGSAALILSKNPSAIAVKGMGFGTAPFLSSADPSFFANRIAFEKAYAEAGVGPGDIDFAELHDAFTPFELVGAEDAGFFKRGEALFQVKAGLTHPKGKIPINSSGGLKSRGHPVGASGLAQIVELCRFFEEWPEKRLAVAQSIGGLATNNFVSILERD; the protein is encoded by the coding sequence ATGAAGAAAGTTTACATTCACAATCCATCATTGAGTGTATTCGGCAAACACAAAGGATCACAACTTGAATTATCCTTTGCGACCGCAAAACAATCTGTACATGAGTTTCAATCTCACAAAATTCAGTTCATCATTTACGCTAGTTTTTCGCCTGATTCTTATAATAAAGAATACCACCTCTCCGCTAAACTTCCAAGTTTACTTGGAATTAGAGATGTGTATTCCGTAAGGATGGAAACGGCATCTTCTTCTGGTGCCTCTGCTTTCCAATTGGGAGTAAATTTAATTCAAAGTGGAAGATTTGATCACGGACTTGTTGTTGCAACCGAACTAATGAGTCAACTCAACAGGGAAGAAAGTAATCTTTTGTTAGGTTCTGTACTTTCTAATACACAAAAGGCACTCGGAATGTCGATGGCCCAAGGTGGTGCCATGATAACAAGGAAGTACTTAAATGATTATGGATACAAAGAAGAAGATCTTTTTGCCATTTCAAAAAAATTACATGATAACGGACTTAAAAATCCAAAAGCTCATATTCAAAAAAACTTAACCTTTGAAGAATATCAAAACCAAACGAAGATCGCAAGTCCATTAGGTTTGTATGATATTTCACCTTTGTCGGATGGATCGGCAGCCCTCATTCTTTCCAAAAACCCAAGTGCCATTGCAGTGAAAGGAATGGGTTTTGGAACTGCCCCATTTCTCTCATCCGCGGATCCCAGCTTTTTTGCCAATCGGATCGCCTTTGAAAAAGCGTATGCCGAAGCAGGTGTTGGTCCAGGTGATATCGATTTTGCAGAATTACATGATGCGTTCACACCTTTTGAACTGGTAGGAGCAGAAGATGCTGGCTTTTTCAAACGGGGAGAAGCACTATTTCAAGTAAAGGCTGGTCTGACCCATCCAAAAGGAAAAATCCCGATTAATTCATCAGGGGGACTCAAATCAAGAGGGCATCCTGTGGGAGCATCGGGCCTTGCACAAATTGTCGAACTATGCCGGTTCTTTGAGGAATGGCCGGAAAAGCGGTTGGCAGTAGCGCAAAGTATAGGTGGACTTGCTACAAACAACTTTGTGTCGATACTAGAAAGAGACTGA
- a CDS encoding D-alanine--D-alanine ligase family protein produces MKRTVILACDVYDPNTPELSKEWESEETIQKMETTIQGLGYDVAVLSNPTEITSVLCNIPVGERSRWMVWNLVEGYQSPNREAYIPALCEYLAIPHTGSSAAVQTLTLDKYKTKLFLKSFGIPTANFWLVDDWKQKPPGPFPIFVKPNGEGSSLGIGEKNLIQTTSDWEELIPNLLNKYNPLLVESYLSGRELTIGVIGNKGSYMATVPAFVDYPGFVYSDLVKSKESFVESLDFLVPVELSNSLQTYALQIANILESSGYIRIDFKMENDFPFLLEVNATPGFSSIYSTLPLLWEKSGRSYSELLNHCLELGFLEFQHHHRYKYAKDRNL; encoded by the coding sequence ATGAAACGCACTGTCATCCTTGCTTGTGATGTGTATGATCCAAACACTCCCGAACTTTCGAAGGAATGGGAATCCGAAGAGACAATCCAAAAAATGGAAACTACCATCCAAGGTTTGGGTTATGACGTAGCTGTTTTATCAAATCCGACTGAGATAACTTCAGTTCTTTGTAACATTCCCGTTGGAGAGAGAAGTCGTTGGATGGTTTGGAATCTTGTGGAAGGATACCAGTCTCCTAACAGAGAGGCTTATATACCAGCGTTATGCGAATATTTGGCAATTCCACATACTGGGAGTTCCGCTGCCGTACAAACTCTCACCTTAGATAAATACAAAACCAAATTGTTTTTAAAATCCTTCGGAATTCCCACCGCAAATTTTTGGCTTGTGGATGACTGGAAACAAAAACCACCAGGACCTTTTCCCATATTTGTCAAACCGAACGGAGAAGGTTCGAGTCTTGGGATTGGAGAAAAAAATTTGATCCAAACAACGTCAGATTGGGAAGAGTTAATACCGAATCTGCTTAATAAATACAATCCACTCCTTGTGGAATCTTATCTTTCAGGAAGGGAACTTACGATCGGTGTAATCGGAAACAAAGGGAGTTACATGGCCACAGTCCCTGCCTTTGTTGATTATCCTGGATTCGTTTATAGTGATTTAGTCAAATCCAAAGAAAGTTTTGTGGAATCCTTAGATTTTTTAGTACCAGTAGAATTATCAAACTCACTCCAAACTTATGCATTACAAATTGCAAACATCCTAGAAAGTTCAGGTTACATTCGCATCGATTTTAAAATGGAAAATGATTTTCCTTTTTTATTAGAAGTCAATGCAACACCTGGTTTTTCATCAATCTATTCCACATTGCCTTTGTTATGGGAAAAAAGTGGAAGGTCTTACTCTGAACTCCTAAACCATTGTTTGGAATTGGGTTTTTTAGAATTCCAACATCATCATCGTTACAAATACGCAAAGGATAGAAACCTATGA
- a CDS encoding iron-containing redox enzyme family protein produces the protein MNIVETLKKDVETHPVLRSQWLLERNVSMSFNDLILWLSQEYFVSIGFVDWFLLVAAKTRDQNAKIVLVENIWGELGEGKIADTHVSILIEFLTKLNFDFVNHQLLPETKTYLDKMESIIGKGFFYGLGALGPANEYLLKLEYSQISEAYKKLKTEMTLPEGKFFQVNLDADEGHSQRMFELIEETAKSEESKKQVIEGNLLALTAREDFYTGLSRLDKERLTKV, from the coding sequence ATGAATATTGTTGAAACTTTAAAAAAGGATGTAGAAACTCATCCTGTCCTCCGGTCGCAGTGGTTGTTAGAACGAAATGTTTCCATGAGTTTTAATGACTTAATTTTATGGCTAAGCCAAGAATACTTTGTATCCATTGGATTTGTGGATTGGTTTTTGTTAGTGGCAGCAAAAACGAGAGACCAAAATGCAAAGATAGTTCTTGTAGAAAATATTTGGGGAGAACTCGGTGAAGGTAAAATTGCCGACACCCATGTATCCATCTTAATTGAATTTTTAACAAAACTAAATTTTGATTTTGTGAACCATCAGTTATTGCCTGAAACAAAAACTTATTTAGATAAAATGGAATCCATTATTGGAAAAGGATTTTTTTATGGTCTTGGAGCCCTGGGACCTGCAAATGAATATCTATTAAAACTAGAATATTCACAAATTTCCGAGGCATACAAAAAACTAAAAACCGAAATGACATTGCCGGAAGGAAAATTTTTCCAAGTCAATTTGGATGCGGATGAAGGACATAGCCAACGTATGTTTGAACTCATTGAAGAAACAGCAAAGTCCGAAGAATCTAAAAAACAAGTAATAGAGGGCAATTTACTTGCCTTAACGGCTCGTGAAGATTTTTACACGGGACTTTCCCGTTTGGACAAAGAACGCCTTACGAAAGTTTAG
- a CDS encoding KamA family radical SAM protein codes for MLVQSSLSEVLRAREELYSRTNWTDHTSQLQNRVKGEDLSQYFVLTESEITGIKETIRLHVSTTPYYLSLSSPDDPNCPIRKMIVPRSEEAVLSSEESADPLDEERLSPVRGLTHMYPNRVLLFSNHSCSVYCRHCMRGRKVSSSEERMEKGDLEKAFEYIRNHTEIEDVVISGGDPLNLADSRLEWILTELNSIPHVKICRLGTRNPVTLPFRITESLCKIIETYNNDRLSIFCNTQFNHPKECTTEAKESILRLLKAGVSVGNQSVLLKGINDDEETMLNLHKKLLEMRVRAYYLYDPELIPGSRGFRTPLARGIEIIEYMRGKIGGMGIPQFVNDLPGGGGKITIAPNWYLGYIPKTRQHVFRSAVTKKIHLSFEPVDSNKESYYPVLSDADLEKLGL; via the coding sequence ATGCTCGTGCAAAGCAGTTTATCAGAAGTTCTTCGGGCGCGCGAAGAGTTGTATTCCCGGACAAATTGGACGGATCATACCTCGCAGTTACAAAATCGTGTGAAAGGAGAAGACCTATCTCAGTATTTTGTTCTCACCGAATCAGAAATCACAGGAATTAAGGAAACCATTCGTTTGCATGTTTCCACCACCCCTTATTATCTTTCCTTGTCGAGTCCAGATGATCCCAATTGTCCCATTCGAAAAATGATTGTCCCTAGATCCGAAGAAGCCGTTCTTTCCTCGGAAGAAAGTGCCGACCCTTTGGATGAGGAACGACTAAGTCCTGTTCGTGGACTTACGCATATGTATCCCAATCGGGTGCTTTTATTTTCCAACCATTCTTGTAGTGTGTATTGCCGTCATTGTATGCGTGGTCGAAAGGTTTCCTCGAGTGAAGAAAGAATGGAAAAAGGGGATTTGGAAAAGGCATTTGAATACATTCGAAACCATACGGAAATAGAAGACGTAGTCATTAGCGGTGGAGATCCACTAAACTTAGCAGATTCAAGACTAGAATGGATCCTTACGGAATTAAATTCGATCCCTCATGTAAAAATTTGTAGATTGGGAACAAGAAATCCAGTGACTTTGCCATTTCGCATCACAGAGTCTTTATGCAAAATCATAGAAACTTATAATAATGATAGGTTATCAATATTTTGTAATACACAGTTCAACCATCCCAAAGAATGTACAACAGAAGCAAAAGAATCCATCCTCCGATTGTTAAAAGCGGGAGTTTCTGTGGGCAACCAATCCGTTCTTTTGAAAGGGATCAATGATGATGAAGAGACTATGCTTAACCTTCATAAAAAACTTTTGGAAATGCGTGTCCGTGCTTATTACCTTTATGACCCGGAACTCATTCCAGGCTCTAGAGGTTTTCGGACGCCTCTGGCACGTGGGATTGAAATTATAGAATACATGCGGGGTAAAATAGGAGGGATGGGAATTCCTCAATTTGTAAACGACCTTCCTGGCGGCGGTGGTAAAATCACTATCGCACCTAACTGGTATTTGGGTTATATTCCCAAAACTCGCCAACATGTTTTCCGTTCAGCAGTCACAAAAAAAATCCATTTATCTTTTGAACCTGTAGATTCCAATAAAGAATCCTATTATCCTGTTTTGAGTGATGCGGACTTGGAGAAACTGGGATTATGA
- a CDS encoding acetylglutamate kinase: MNSKDVLSRVFEITRDPRDGLLFLKEFQSLSPESFAILYADSETIFNSSEALFSDLKLLYQLDLFPFVILEVDSFQYLKVFFPLEQTNIEGERSLGFSYQVVDRNLPLKEEVTNIIRQKKIPILLWEDESEKLSALIDRCRSILHSSKVIYVSIDGPLKDPNTNKVKSILQSDSRLTLPEGTALSRSQDEFIQLSEDLLSKIEDPKFSIVITSPFTLLTELFTVKGSGTLVKRKNKIRVCHTPEEVDMPRVFQLIEESFGKPLKPEFYKTKFDVLFLEESYRACAWMQKTEHGFLLSKFAVNGVARGAGVGRDIWDQILEHCRPLFWRSKPDNNINKWYMSVAQGIEKDESWYYYWLGLSQFLIPDTIQTLKSQPEDFFPK, translated from the coding sequence ATGAATTCCAAAGACGTACTCAGCCGAGTCTTTGAAATCACTAGAGATCCAAGAGATGGGCTTCTTTTCTTAAAGGAATTCCAATCGCTTTCTCCTGAGTCGTTTGCGATCCTTTACGCAGACTCAGAAACTATTTTTAATAGTTCGGAAGCCTTGTTTTCAGACTTAAAACTTCTCTACCAACTGGATCTTTTTCCTTTTGTTATTTTAGAAGTAGACAGTTTTCAATATTTAAAAGTTTTTTTCCCACTCGAACAAACGAATATCGAAGGAGAAAGAAGTCTTGGTTTTTCTTACCAAGTCGTAGATCGTAATCTTCCACTCAAAGAAGAAGTCACAAATATCATTCGTCAAAAAAAAATTCCCATTTTACTTTGGGAGGATGAATCGGAAAAACTTTCAGCTCTGATTGATAGATGTCGTTCTATCCTACATTCTTCAAAAGTCATTTATGTATCTATTGATGGGCCACTCAAAGATCCAAATACAAACAAGGTAAAATCTATTTTACAAAGTGATTCTAGGTTAACCTTACCAGAGGGAACGGCTTTATCAAGATCACAGGATGAATTCATCCAACTTTCTGAAGATCTATTGTCAAAAATTGAAGACCCGAAATTTAGTATTGTGATTACTTCCCCATTCACCCTACTCACGGAACTTTTCACAGTGAAAGGGAGTGGAACTCTTGTTAAACGAAAAAATAAGATTAGAGTATGTCACACCCCAGAAGAAGTAGATATGCCGAGAGTTTTCCAGCTCATTGAAGAATCTTTTGGAAAACCTTTAAAACCGGAATTTTACAAAACTAAATTTGACGTTCTGTTTTTGGAAGAGTCTTATCGGGCCTGCGCTTGGATGCAGAAAACAGAACACGGGTTTTTACTTTCTAAGTTTGCTGTCAACGGAGTGGCAAGAGGAGCCGGTGTTGGTCGCGATATCTGGGACCAAATTTTAGAACATTGTAGGCCTCTTTTTTGGCGCAGTAAACCGGATAATAATATCAACAAATGGTATATGTCTGTGGCACAAGGAATCGAGAAGGATGAAAGTTGGTATTATTATTGGCTGGGTCTCTCCCAATTCCTCATTCCTGATACCATCCAAACCCTAAAATCACAACCCGAAGATTTTTTTCCAAAATAA
- a CDS encoding THUMP domain-containing class I SAM-dependent RNA methyltransferase translates to MCGEGLSSLLESELKSHHLKINSSNRGGVFFSGKKEDVIQFAIHTKFASRINLQLLHENAETYDEFYTKANELPWEKYIGPDVSFRIDAETKDKLKNSEFTMHRMKDAVLDRLRSKKIPLPEIEKRMADITIVVRSHTDKFSIELSLSGDPVGRRGYRLFAGNAPVREPIAQAMLEISGWKEGNTLVDPMCGSGTILIEAALRERLYGEINRFLFAESPVFQILFPTYVFSERKMEKPNAPHLFGFDVDPEAVRIAKENAYEAGVEDFVTFAVGNCLELKNNFGTQGHLVTNPPYGDRIGKPMEDLKEMYFQFGKVIKNEFGGWKFTVLSGDFSLLGKFGLKENAHLSLKHANLKAKIVDYEIRGGK, encoded by the coding sequence ATTTGCGGAGAAGGTCTTTCTTCGCTTTTGGAATCTGAATTAAAGTCACACCATCTCAAAATAAACAGTTCGAATCGAGGTGGAGTTTTTTTCTCTGGAAAAAAAGAAGATGTGATTCAGTTTGCCATTCATACTAAATTTGCTTCTCGAATCAACTTACAGTTATTACATGAAAATGCGGAAACGTACGATGAGTTCTACACCAAAGCAAACGAACTTCCTTGGGAAAAATACATTGGCCCAGATGTTAGTTTTCGAATTGATGCAGAAACAAAAGACAAATTAAAAAACTCAGAATTCACAATGCATCGAATGAAAGATGCAGTCCTCGATCGTTTACGAAGTAAAAAAATACCTCTTCCTGAAATTGAAAAACGGATGGCGGACATCACCATAGTGGTTCGCTCCCATACCGATAAGTTTAGCATTGAACTTTCTCTCTCAGGAGATCCGGTGGGAAGACGTGGGTATAGACTTTTTGCAGGAAACGCTCCAGTTAGAGAACCCATTGCACAAGCCATGTTAGAAATATCTGGTTGGAAAGAAGGAAATACTTTAGTAGATCCTATGTGTGGCTCAGGTACCATCCTCATTGAAGCGGCACTCCGGGAACGATTGTATGGAGAAATCAATCGATTTCTATTTGCAGAATCTCCCGTCTTCCAAATTTTATTTCCTACCTATGTATTTTCTGAAAGGAAGATGGAAAAACCAAACGCCCCTCACCTTTTTGGATTTGATGTGGATCCTGAAGCAGTTCGGATCGCAAAAGAAAATGCTTATGAAGCAGGTGTCGAAGACTTTGTAACGTTTGCAGTGGGAAACTGTTTAGAACTAAAAAACAATTTCGGAACCCAAGGCCATTTGGTCACAAATCCACCGTATGGGGATCGGATTGGAAAACCAATGGAAGATCTAAAAGAAATGTACTTTCAATTTGGAAAGGTCATCAAAAATGAATTTGGTGGTTGGAAGTTTACAGTCCTTAGCGGTGATTTTTCCCTTCTTGGAAAATTTGGTCTGAAAGAAAATGCACATTTAAGTTTGAAACATGCAAACCTCAAGGCAAAGATTGTGGATTACGAAATCCGTGGGGGGAAATGA
- the bfr gene encoding bacterioferritin encodes MKGKKEVIDILAEVLAAELTAINQYFIHAKVCKNWGYLELAEYLRKESIEEMKHADEIIERILFFDGTPDLQKYLKINVGQTVPEMLDHDLQLEYNAVERLNRGIDICVAAKDNGTRELFEKILVSEEEHIDWIETQKSIIDSISLPNYLAQKLGDSE; translated from the coding sequence ATGAAGGGAAAAAAAGAAGTAATCGACATTTTAGCGGAAGTTCTAGCGGCTGAACTCACAGCCATCAATCAGTATTTTATTCATGCAAAAGTCTGTAAAAACTGGGGGTATTTGGAACTTGCGGAATACCTCAGAAAAGAGTCCATTGAAGAAATGAAACATGCAGATGAAATCATTGAAAGAATTCTCTTTTTTGATGGAACTCCAGACTTGCAAAAATATCTAAAAATCAATGTAGGCCAAACAGTACCTGAGATGTTGGACCATGATTTACAACTAGAATACAACGCTGTCGAACGTCTCAACCGCGGAATCGATATTTGTGTGGCCGCAAAAGACAACGGAACTCGCGAACTCTTTGAAAAAATCTTAGTTTCCGAAGAAGAACATATCGATTGGATTGAAACACAAAAATCCATCATTGATTCCATCAGCCTTCCTAACTACTTGGCACAAAAATTAGGAGACTCGGAATAA
- a CDS encoding DCC1-like thiol-disulfide oxidoreductase family protein, with protein MQSQNAVLVYDGNCGFCTRLAKSIREKTKDKVAIVSFHKLTDSELHSIHKQLSKELCAGEVQLIESGVRYPGFFAVRQLIWKMDKYKYFSFLLYLPLIPFFGMGILFLLKRYRTKLS; from the coding sequence ATGCAATCACAAAATGCAGTATTAGTTTACGATGGGAATTGTGGGTTTTGCACCCGCCTTGCTAAATCCATTCGCGAAAAAACAAAAGACAAGGTTGCCATCGTATCTTTTCATAAGCTTACCGACAGTGAGCTTCACTCAATTCACAAACAACTAAGTAAAGAATTGTGTGCGGGCGAAGTCCAACTCATTGAATCAGGAGTTCGTTATCCAGGATTTTTTGCGGTAAGGCAGCTCATTTGGAAAATGGACAAATACAAATACTTTAGTTTCCTTTTGTATTTGCCCCTCATCCCGTTTTTCGGAATGGGAATTCTGTTTTTATTGAAACGATATAGAACTAAACTTTCGTAA
- a CDS encoding HAD family hydrolase codes for MVAFDVDGTLFSSESIIFKTYVQAIEEFAQKTGKITSLPSHDQIMNEIGKPVRTIFKNLLPELPESERDQISGRVLDLLCDSIRSGGGDFYAGVGSTIHYLKEKGYTITCASNGRKAYIETVLDTAGVLQYFEPIVVINQDTIHTKGEILAEYVRKYNLEPNAIAMIGDRHSDWEAARENGCPFGFCTYGHGLPGEIPDFDWKFDDLPTLKEFF; via the coding sequence ATGGTCGCCTTCGATGTTGATGGGACCTTATTTTCCTCAGAATCCATAATCTTTAAGACCTATGTGCAGGCAATCGAAGAGTTTGCACAAAAGACGGGAAAAATCACGTCTTTACCCAGCCACGACCAGATTATGAATGAAATTGGTAAGCCGGTTCGCACTATATTTAAAAACTTATTACCGGAACTTCCTGAATCTGAACGAGACCAAATTTCAGGTAGGGTTCTAGACCTTCTCTGTGACTCCATCCGAAGCGGTGGCGGAGACTTTTATGCGGGTGTTGGTTCTACCATCCATTATCTCAAAGAAAAAGGATACACCATCACTTGTGCCTCCAATGGAAGAAAAGCCTATATTGAAACCGTCTTGGATACAGCAGGCGTTTTACAATACTTTGAACCTATCGTTGTCATCAACCAAGACACCATTCATACTAAGGGCGAAATCCTCGCTGAATATGTACGCAAATACAATTTAGAACCAAATGCCATTGCTATGATTGGAGATAGACACAGCGATTGGGAAGCAGCCAGAGAGAATGGATGTCCTTTTGGTTTTTGTACCTACGGACACGGGCTACCAGGCGAAATACCTGATTTCGATTGGAAATTCGATGATTTACCCACTTTAAAAGAATTTTTTTAA